A genomic stretch from Leptodactylus fuscus isolate aLepFus1 chromosome 10, aLepFus1.hap2, whole genome shotgun sequence includes:
- the LOC142219201 gene encoding uncharacterized protein F54H12.2-like, translated as MAFVHEASEECTKSELDIFDIPPTQTSIENSFFVEAQPIAALTDNAPLEFFISGTSDFYYDLNNTFLYINCRIVKQDNTAIADGARVGFINYPIATLFNQVDVTLGDRLISQSDNLYSYRAYLETLLSYSNQALESQFTAGLFYKDTAGYHNTRTLDGENLGFIKRARATARSRPVELLGPIFADIFNQPKLLLNGLDLKIKLSRNKDTFCLMSSDAEPYKVQILHAALYVKRVQVSPAVRIGHSQALLTNPAKYSIDKASLKVYSIPQGTRVANHENLFLGQIPKTVILGFVDNEAFSGSVAKNPLCFEHFNISLASLYYDGHQVPSRPFQPDFASEQAVREYMALVHIAGKQKSDSGLSIDREEFLNGYTLFAFDLTPDQEPGGHFSLVKTGNLRAEIRFAVPTPHTLNMIVYAVNSDILQISHKREVIFS; from the coding sequence ATGGCATTCGTTCACGAGGCATCTGAGGAATGTACGAAATCTGAACTCGATATTTTCGATATACCACCTACTCAAACAAGTATTGAAAATTCTTTCTTTGTGGAAGCGCAGCCGATCGCTGCTCTGACGGACAACGCGCCTCTGGAGTTCTTCATCTCCGGCACATCGGATTTTTATTATGATCTTAACaacacttttttatacataaactGTAGAATTGTGAAACAGGATAACACGGCCATCGCTGACGGCGCCCGTGTGGGCTTTATTAACTATCCTATAGCAACTCTTTTTAATCAGGTGGATGTTACCCTGGGTGATAGACTTATATCCCAATCTGATAATCTATATTCCTACCGCGCATATCTTGAGACCTTGCTGAGCTACAGCAATCAAGCCCTCGAATCGCAATTTACAGCAGGCCTGTTCTATAAAGATACCGCGGGGTACCATAACACACGTACTTTGGATGGTGAAAATTTGGGGTTTATCAAAAGAGCTCGGGCAACCGCACGCTCGAGACCTGTGGAATTGCTGGGGCCGATTTTCGCGGACATATTTAATCAGCCCAAGCTGTTACTTAATGGTCTGGATCTGAAGATAAAACTCTCGAGGAATAAAGACACTTTCTGTCTCATGTCATCTGATGCTGAACCGTACAAGGTGCAAATTCTCCATGCTGCGCTGTATGTTAAACGTGTTCAGGTATCTCCTGCGGTCAGAATAGGCCACAGTCAAGCCCTTCTAACAAATCCCGCCAAGTACAGTATTGATAAGGCCTCTCTGAAAGTCTACAGCATACCTCAAGGCACACGGGTTGCAAATCATGAGAACCTATTCCTAGGACAAATACCCAAAACTGTAATATTGGGGTTTGTTGACAATGAAGCGTTTTCTGGATCCGTTGCGAAGAACCCTTTATGCTTTGAGCATTTCAATATATCACTAGCATCACTTTATTATGATGGCCACCAAGTACCTTCGCGACCGTTTCAACCCGATTTCGCCTCTGAGCAGGCTGTAAGAGAGTATATGGCACTTGTGCACATCGCCGGCAAACAGAAATCGGACAGCGGATTATCCATAGATCGTGAAGAATTCCTGAACGGGTATACATTATTTGCTTTTGATCTAACACCTGACCAAGAACCCGGAGGCCATTTCTCCCTAGTTAAAACGGGGAACCTGCGTGCTGAAATAAGGTTCGCAGTTCCAACGCCTCATACGCTAAACATGATTGTATACGCTGTGAACTCTGACATTCTTCAAATCTCCCATAAACGTGAAGTGATATTTTCATGA